Genomic DNA from Desulfurivibrio alkaliphilus AHT 2:
GAATTGCCCATGAGATCAACAACCCGTTGGCCAACGCCTCTTTGCAACTGGAACTGCTCAAGCAGGATCCCACCGTCGCCTTTCTGCCGGAAAAAAGCTGTCAGCGGGTAAAAAATATTACCTCCAGTGTGGACAAAAGCGCAAAAATTGCCAGCGAACTGCTGCACCTGGTTGATCAACGCCAGGAAATCACCACTTATGAGCCCGTCACCATCCGCCCCTTGGTCGAAACCGTCTGGCGGGAGTTGAACGGTATTTCAGAAAAACATGGCCTGGACAACCTCCTTCCCGCTTCTCTAACGATCTACGGCCTGCCGCTGAAACTGGAACAACTCTTCCGCAACCTGCTGGCAAACGCCCTGGACGCCATGCCCGGCGGCGGGGTGATCTCCATCGCAGGCAGGCAGGAGGGCGACCAGGTTATCGTCGAGTTGCAGGATGAGGGGGGGGGCATTGAGGAAAACCACCAACTTCTGGCTAAGGAACCTTTCTTCACCACCAAAGAGGTGGGCAAGGGCACCGGCCTGGGGCTGGCGATCTGCCATGGCATCATGGCCCAGCACAACGGCACGCTGGAAATCGAATCCCGCCGTGACCGCCAGGGAACAGTGGTTACACTGTTTTTTTCCCCCACCGCCATCAAGCCGGTAACTTCTTCAATTGGAAACAGTGCCCATGAACGAGCAAGGCCCCATTCTGGTAGTCGATGACGACCGGGATTTGCGTGAAACCATCGAGGAAATTCTCTCTCCGGAAGGTTTCAACGTGGTTTGCTGCGGCAGCGCCGACAGCGCCCTGGCGCTAATCCAGGACACCCCGTTCGCCCTTATTCTGCTGGACATGATCATGCCCGGCACCGATGGGATGACCGCCATCAACCTGATCCGCAAGGTGTCTCCCCGGGTGCGGATCGTGGTCATTACCGCCTATGCCTCGATTCCCAATGCCGTTGAAGCCATGCGCAGAGGCGCCAACGACTATCTCGTCAAACCGTTCAGTATCGAGACCCTTTTGACCACCGTTCGCCGCAACCTGGCGGAAGCAGAACTGGACAACCACCAGTGCGCCGATATAGATGCCGTTTTCCAAGGGCTGGCCAACATGCTGCGGCGACAAATAATCACCACCTTGCAGCAGCGAGGGGACTGCCGCTTCATGGAACTGGTACGAGCCCTGGCCGTAGAGGATCATACCAAGGTCAACTTTCACCTCAAAACCCTGCGGGAAGCCGGCTTTGTCAGCCAGCGACAAAACAAAAGCTATTACCTGACCCCGGCTGGACTGCGGGCGGCCAACTGCCTGAACATGATCAATAAAGGGGTTTAAGACTGTTTCACCAGAACAGGTAAAGGAGGACCATCCCAAGCAGCAGGCGGTAAACCACAAAAGGCTGCATGCCGATCCGGCGGATGAAGGCCAGAAAGTAGTGGATGCAAAGGTAGGCGGCCAGGCCGGCCAGGATGGTGCCGAGCAGCAGACTTCCCCACTCCACCACTTCATCGGAACCCAGCAGGGTAAGAACTTCCAGGCCGATGGCCAGAATAATCACCGGGATGGAAAGGAGAAAGGAAAAACGGCTGGCCGCCTCTCGGCTCAAGCCCAGAAAAAGCGCGGCGGTCATGGTGATACCGGAGCGCGAGGTACCGGGGATCAGGGCCAGGGCCTGGGCACAGCCGATGATGGCCACATCCTTCCAGCTTAGGCTGTGCTCATCCCGGCCGTTTTTATGCTTCCAGTCGGACCAGGCCAGCAGCAGGCCAAACCCGATCAAACTAAGCCCGATCACCACCGGCGAACGCCACTCATTTTCCACCAGCCCCTTGAGGGCCAGACCGGCCAGCCCCACGGGAATGGTGCCCAGCAGCACCGCCCAGGCCAGCCGGCTCTCCCCCACCAGTTGGCGACGCTGCAGCGAACGGCACCAGTCGCGGCTCATTTCCGCCAGTTCCCGGCGGAAATAGTATAGCACCGCCCCCAGGCTACCCAAGTGCACGGCGATATCAAAGCTCAGGCCCTGATCCGGCCAATCGGTGAAGACCGGCACCAGGATCAGGTGAGCCGAGGAGGAGATGGGCAGAAATTCGGTGAGGCCCTGCACCACGGCCAGGATGATAATCTGCAGTAAATCCATGGGGGGCACCTATAACCGGCCGGCAAGCCGGTGGTCAATAAAAAAACAATTCTATTTGCTTTGCACTGTGCCATGTGGTAGTAAAGATTGTTATAAATGATTAATTTGGCTCAGAGCTTTTCTTTTTATCATCTAATTTAGCTTTCCTTTTTTGTTAATGTTGAACATGAAACAGGCCACCGAACATAACCGTACCAACCCGGCTGAGAGCCCTGGGGATCTAATGGAAGAAAAAAAGGTAAGCGCTTCGGCTCAGCTTCTTTCCATGGAGATCCTGGAGCAAGCCGCCGAATGCTTGCGTACCCTGGCCCACCCCCATCGGCTGCGGATCGTCCAGATTCTGCTGGATCATGAAGAGTCGGTGGGAGAATTGGCCCGGGCCTGCGAGTTGCCCAGCCACATGGTTTCCGAACACCTTCGTCTGCTGAAGGATCGTGGCTTTCTGGAAAGTCGCCGGGATGGCCGCAAGGTGTTCTACAGTATCGCCGAACCGGCCCTGGCCAGCATCATGCACTGTATCGAGGAGCGTTTCGGAAGTTCCCAGCAATCACCCACCCCGCACCAATAAGCCACACCTCCTTTTTTGCTTTACCCTCCCGCCATGTGCTACATTGTAGCTGTTTCGTCGGTTGCGCTCGCTGCCGGTTAATTCCGCCATCAAGCAAAATAAACCACACCGACAAACAGTAGAAGGAACCATCAGCAAATAGCAATATTTATTGACATATTCTCTGGTTCCGATATATCTAAATTAGAGAACTTGTGTCGGTGTCAGCCCAAAACACTTTTCCCGCAAGAGGTTCCCCTGGCATGATGACCGCCCTGAATATTCTGGTACTGATTGGCGCCGCCATGCACCTGGCTTCAATCTACCTGGTCTCCAAGCTTGTTCGTGAGCTGCCCCAGGACAACCTGCGCCAGGGCTGGAAAATTTTGGGAATTTTCATCTTTTTCTTTTTTGTCAGCTATCTGGTTTATGTGTTTCTGCAACAGAGCAGAACCGGGGAGCTCAGTGGCGTCGACCTGATCGCACCGTTTATCCTTTTTTTCGGGGCGATTTTTGTGCTCTTGGTCAACCTGCTTTCCCTCAAGACCACCCTGGAGCTCAAGCGGATCTGCACCCTTGAGCAGGAAAATATTACCGACCCTCTGCTGGGCATCTACAACCGCCGCTACCTCGAGGAGATGCTGGAACTGGAGTTTCGTCTTTCCCGTCGTGACGGATTGCCATTGTCCATACTGCTGCTGGATATCGACCATTTTAAGGAAGTAAACGATAAGCACGGGCATTTGGCCGGCGATCGCACCCTGCTTAACCTGGTTCAAGAAATCAAGGGCAACCTCCGGGAAACCGACCAGCTGGCCCGCTACGGGGGAGAGGAAATATTGATCATGCTGCCCCATACCCCAGAGGACGGGGCAAAGTTGGTAGCGGAGAAAATCCGCCGGGGCATAGCCGGTGGGATCATGGTGGCAGCCGGCGAACGGGAAGACGAAGGGTGGCCGGATATCTCCATTACAGTCAGTATCGGGGTGGCGGGATTAAGAGATGAGTTCAGCTCGGGAAAAGAGCTGTTTGCCAAGGCCGACCAGGCCCTTTACCGGGCCAAGAAAACGGGCCGCAATCGCTGTGTGGCGGCGTCCGAGCTGGAGCAAAAAAAGAAATAAAAAAACACCCGCCGGGGCGGCAACTGCCGCCACCGGGCGGGTGCAGGAGAAGGAGCTTTAGAAACGAGCCTCGAAGGTCACGTAAACCTGATCGGCTTTGTCAACGGCGGCTACACCCATGGCTGCCGCTTCCGTCCTGTCTGAAGATTTGCCCAGGTCGTAGGGGCGCATGTTCCAGTCCAGCGAACCGGTATAGTCATAATCGTAGTGCTGGTAACCAACCCGAATAAAGGCGTTGCCAAAGCGCGAAACCGGCCGGCCGGGGATGTCATAAATCCCGTAGATTTCAAAAACCTGACCTCGGGTGGCCAGCTTGGAGGCGTAAATGTCGTCATGGCCCGGGCTCATCCCGATCCAGTACTCACTGCCGTAGTTGTACTCGGCGCCAAACTTGAAGGCGGTCTGGGGCAGATCATAGCGAACACCAAGATAAATGGAGTAACCGTTTTCCGAATCCGTATTGGGGCCATCGGTTCCCATCATCATGGCCATATAATCGTTAAACATCCCGTTGCGGTTGGGATCGGTGCGGCTCCAGCCGCCACCGATGAAGTAGTTGAGATTCTGCCATTGGTCCATATACATGGCCGAAGTGTGATAGATGTCGCCAATGTTGTCCCGGGGTCCCATCATATTTGCAACTTCGGCCGCCACCATGGCGTCGGAGATATCGGGATAGTTGAAGACCTCCTTGGCCACATAGGACTGGAAGTAGACAAAACGACTGCCCTGGTTGTAGATATCCCAGCTGATCCCCATGAAATCGGTATCTTTGAGGGTGTTTTCGCCCAGGCCGGCCTCGAACCCGCGGCCGTAACAGAAACGTACCCGACCGGGCAGATCGATAAGGTTGAATAATTTGTCGTAGGCATAACCGATGGTTAAACCGTCAAAGGGCCAGTCCATGTAGGAGAGCGGGGTGGCCATCCTGGTTTCGCTGTTCATCCTTAACTGGCTGGGCGGGCCGTCGGTGGTGGGGCGGCGGCCGATGGAAAACCAGAAGTTGGTGTCGGCGATGTTGTTCCAGTTAACAATGGCCCGGTCCACCAGCAGCTTGTTGTCATCCACCCGACGACCGGAATTGCCGTCAATTCCAGGATAACCACCAAAGAAACCGCCATCGTCATTGGGCGCATTCTGCATCCCCCAGGCCTTGAACATGGCCAGGCGGCCGACGAATTCGACGTTATCCTGGGCCTTGGCGTACATGTTCAGCCGCAGGCGGTTGGTCATCAGGTTTTTGTTCTTTTCGGTAATTTTTTTGGTGTCAGTGGGCACCGGGTCCGTAAAGCCGGGAGGAACAACGTAATTGGTGCCCACATAACGATCACGGCTGTAGTAATCGTAGCGGCTACGAAAGTCGCCGGACAGGTGAAAACGGGTGCTCATGTCGTGCCAGAGGGTATCATCCAGCTCGGCGGTGTGCGCTTTTAACTCCTCCACCTCACGGGTCAGGGCCTCGACTCTCTCCTCCAGGCTTAATTCCTGCGCCAGCGCCGCGCCGGGGATCACCAGCGCCCCGGCCAAAGCCAACATACTGATCTTTTTCCTCATCACTCTTCTCCTGATATATTGATCATCTTTGCCGGCATAACTGCCGACGGTTGTGTACCACCCCTGGTAACGAGCGGTAAAAACCGGCAAAAGAAAAACAGGCTGGTGGGAACAAAAGTCCATCGGTAAAAAACCGTTACGTGTCATATTGTCTAAATGTTCCGATATGTCAACACAAAAAAGCAAAAATGGCGAAAAACTTACCACAGAGTCACAGACAAACAGCGGCCATCAAATCAATATATGCAACTTAAAATACGATATTAAAACAAAACAGAAGGGGTAACCAGCAGGCACTGGTCACTGAACAGAGAGCAGGGTGGTGAGGGTTGGTGGAGGGGTAAAAAAAAGCTGGGGCCTGGTGTTTTCACCAGGCTTGGTAAGTGGGAAAAATCAGATCACGTTAAGCCGGCCCGGAGAAGCGTCGGTAACCCTGCCGATAATGCCAAAATCCAGGGGGTAGCGGCGTTTGTGCAAGCGTTCGGCCATGGCCGCGATACTCTTGGGCGGGGCGGCAATCAGCAGGCCGCCGGAGGTTTGCGGGTCGTAAAGAACCATCTCCCGGGGGTCGGTGTCGGGCAGCCGGCAATCGACAAACTGTTGAAAGTGCTGGCGGTTGTGGTGGGCGCCGGCGGGAATGATCCCCATCCCGGCAAAGTGGAGGGTTTCCGGCAGCAGCGGTACCGCCGCCGCCTCTATTTCCACCCCCACGCCGGAAGCGGCAGCCATTTCAGACAGATGGCCAAGCAGGCCGAAACCAGTGATATCGGTACAGGCATGGGCGCCGGAACTGGTCATCACCTGGGCCGCCTCTCGGTTAAGCAGCGCCATCACCCGACCGATCAATTTCTCCGTGCCGGCCCCGGTCAGCCCGCCTTTGATGGCGGTGGCCAACACCCCGGTGCCGATGGGTTTGGTTAACAGCAACTGATCGCCGGGCCTGGCCCCGGAGTTAAGCAGCAAACGGCTGGGGTGAACGGTACCGGTAACCGAGAGGCCATATTTAATTTCTTCATCCTCAATGGAGTGGCCGCCCACCAGCAGGGCCCCGGCTTCGGTTACCATATCCAGCCCGCCCTTCAGAATATCCCGCAGGATGCTGCAATCCAGCTTTTTTACCGGAAAGGCCACCAGATTCATGGCCAGCAAAGGGGTGCCGCCCATGGCATAAACGTCGCTTAAGGCGTTGGCCGCGGCAATTTGGCCGAACAGGTAAGGATCGTCCACGATGGGGGTAAAAAAATCCACCGTCTGGATCAGGGCGGTCTCGTCATTAAGGCGATATACCCCGGCATCCTCACCGCCGCCGATACCAGCCAGCAGGCGCGGATCATCGGCGCCCGGCACGCCCAACTCCGCCAATACCCGGTCCAGGTCCCCCGGACCCAGCTTGGCGGCTCAACCGGCGGCTTTTACGGTGCTGGTAAGTTTGTGTGCCATAAATAACCTAATAATTGTTCCAGTAATCGTTCAGCAGTGCCGCAGGTTCGGGCAAGCAGCCAAGCGCAGCGTACCCCTGTACGTAAGCTTGGCTGATCGCCCGAAGATGCGGTGCTGCTGAACGATTACTACTCGAGTTCATCGCGGCCTTCCCGGGCCAGCAGATCGCGCACCGCTTCCCGACAGGGTTTATCCTGATAAATCACCTGGTAAACCTGCTCCAAAATAGGCATCTCCACCTTCATTTTCTGCGCCAGGTCCCAGGCTGAGGCCGTGGTTTTGATCCCTTCAGCCACCATCTGCATCTCATCCAGGATTTCCGCCAGGGTCATTCCCTGGCCCAGTTTCAGGCCGACTCCCCGGTTGCGGCTCAGTTCACCGGTGCAGGTCAGCACCAGATCACCCAACCCGGCCAGCCCGGAAAAGGTTAGGGGCTTGGCCCCCATTTTCACGCCCAACCGGGTAATCTCCGCCAGCCCTCGGGTGATCAGGGCCGCCCTGGAGTTGGTGCCGTAGCCCAGGCCGTCGCTGATTCCGGCGGCAATGGCGATGATGTTCTTCAACGCCCCGCCCAGTTCCTGGCCGATCAGATCGGTACCGGCATAGACCCGAAAACGCTCGGTAAAAAACAGTTCCTGAAAAAAACGGGACTCCTCGGCCAGGGCGGCCGCCACGGTGACGGCGGTGGGCAGACCTTCGGCTACTTCGCGGGCAAAACTGGGACCGGCCAGCACCCCCAGTGGATGATTGACCGCCGGTGCCGCCGTAGACCCGGTGTTGCCGGGGCAGGCCTCGGGACCGGGCAGCAAAGATCCGGCCGGGTCTTGGCTTAATTCCTGGGCCATGACTTGGGTCATGGTCAACAGGGTGTCGTTTTCGATCCCTTTGGCGGCGGAAATAATGGCCGTTGCCGGGCTAAGGTGGGGAATAAGTTGCCGGAAAACGGCTCGGAAGCCATGGGAGGGAACGACCATCACCACCGCCTGACAGCCGGCCACCACGGCCGGATCGGCACCGGGAAAAATATTTTCGGGCAGGGAAAAGTCGGGCAGGTAGCGGCTGTTGCGACGGCTTTGGCGCATCTCGGCCACCCGCTCCGGGGTGTGGCCCACCAGCTCGACCGGATAACCCTTTCTGGCCAGCACCAAGGCCAGAGCGGTTCCCCAGCTGCCGGCTCCCACCACCGCTATTCGTTCCGCCGCCGGCAGTACCATAACGCTTATTTTTCCCCGTTTTCCGGTTCGTTTTCAGGCTCGGTTTCAGGCTCGTCTTCGTCCTCTCCGTTGACCGATTCGGCCAGGCGATCCAGCGCCACCACCTTTTCTTCCGCCCCCAGGTTGAACAGCCTGACTCCCTGGGTGTTGCGGCCGATTACCCGCAGGTCTGTCATGGGCATGCG
This window encodes:
- a CDS encoding response regulator, with product MNEQGPILVVDDDRDLRETIEEILSPEGFNVVCCGSADSALALIQDTPFALILLDMIMPGTDGMTAINLIRKVSPRVRIVVITAYASIPNAVEAMRRGANDYLVKPFSIETLLTTVRRNLAEAELDNHQCADIDAVFQGLANMLRRQIITTLQQRGDCRFMELVRALAVEDHTKVNFHLKTLREAGFVSQRQNKSYYLTPAGLRAANCLNMINKGV
- a CDS encoding undecaprenyl-diphosphate phosphatase gives rise to the protein MDLLQIIILAVVQGLTEFLPISSSAHLILVPVFTDWPDQGLSFDIAVHLGSLGAVLYYFRRELAEMSRDWCRSLQRRQLVGESRLAWAVLLGTIPVGLAGLALKGLVENEWRSPVVIGLSLIGFGLLLAWSDWKHKNGRDEHSLSWKDVAIIGCAQALALIPGTSRSGITMTAALFLGLSREAASRFSFLLSIPVIILAIGLEVLTLLGSDEVVEWGSLLLGTILAGLAAYLCIHYFLAFIRRIGMQPFVVYRLLLGMVLLYLFW
- a CDS encoding ArsR/SmtB family transcription factor; this encodes MEEKKVSASAQLLSMEILEQAAECLRTLAHPHRLRIVQILLDHEESVGELARACELPSHMVSEHLRLLKDRGFLESRRDGRKVFYSIAEPALASIMHCIEERFGSSQQSPTPHQ
- a CDS encoding GGDEF domain-containing protein, encoding MMTALNILVLIGAAMHLASIYLVSKLVRELPQDNLRQGWKILGIFIFFFFVSYLVYVFLQQSRTGELSGVDLIAPFILFFGAIFVLLVNLLSLKTTLELKRICTLEQENITDPLLGIYNRRYLEEMLELEFRLSRRDGLPLSILLLDIDHFKEVNDKHGHLAGDRTLLNLVQEIKGNLRETDQLARYGGEEILIMLPHTPEDGAKLVAEKIRRGIAGGIMVAAGEREDEGWPDISITVSIGVAGLRDEFSSGKELFAKADQALYRAKKTGRNRCVAASELEQKKK
- a CDS encoding DUF3373 domain-containing protein, translating into MRKKISMLALAGALVIPGAALAQELSLEERVEALTREVEELKAHTAELDDTLWHDMSTRFHLSGDFRSRYDYYSRDRYVGTNYVVPPGFTDPVPTDTKKITEKNKNLMTNRLRLNMYAKAQDNVEFVGRLAMFKAWGMQNAPNDDGGFFGGYPGIDGNSGRRVDDNKLLVDRAIVNWNNIADTNFWFSIGRRPTTDGPPSQLRMNSETRMATPLSYMDWPFDGLTIGYAYDKLFNLIDLPGRVRFCYGRGFEAGLGENTLKDTDFMGISWDIYNQGSRFVYFQSYVAKEVFNYPDISDAMVAAEVANMMGPRDNIGDIYHTSAMYMDQWQNLNYFIGGGWSRTDPNRNGMFNDYMAMMMGTDGPNTDSENGYSIYLGVRYDLPQTAFKFGAEYNYGSEYWIGMSPGHDDIYASKLATRGQVFEIYGIYDIPGRPVSRFGNAFIRVGYQHYDYDYTGSLDWNMRPYDLGKSSDRTEAAAMGVAAVDKADQVYVTFEARF
- the selD gene encoding selenide, water dikinase SelD, with translation MAHKLTSTVKAAGUAAKLGPGDLDRVLAELGVPGADDPRLLAGIGGGEDAGVYRLNDETALIQTVDFFTPIVDDPYLFGQIAAANALSDVYAMGGTPLLAMNLVAFPVKKLDCSILRDILKGGLDMVTEAGALLVGGHSIEDEEIKYGLSVTGTVHPSRLLLNSGARPGDQLLLTKPIGTGVLATAIKGGLTGAGTEKLIGRVMALLNREAAQVMTSSGAHACTDITGFGLLGHLSEMAAASGVGVEIEAAAVPLLPETLHFAGMGIIPAGAHHNRQHFQQFVDCRLPDTDPREMVLYDPQTSGGLLIAAPPKSIAAMAERLHKRRYPLDFGIIGRVTDASPGRLNVI
- a CDS encoding NAD(P)H-dependent glycerol-3-phosphate dehydrogenase; translation: MVLPAAERIAVVGAGSWGTALALVLARKGYPVELVGHTPERVAEMRQSRRNSRYLPDFSLPENIFPGADPAVVAGCQAVVMVVPSHGFRAVFRQLIPHLSPATAIISAAKGIENDTLLTMTQVMAQELSQDPAGSLLPGPEACPGNTGSTAAPAVNHPLGVLAGPSFAREVAEGLPTAVTVAAALAEESRFFQELFFTERFRVYAGTDLIGQELGGALKNIIAIAAGISDGLGYGTNSRAALITRGLAEITRLGVKMGAKPLTFSGLAGLGDLVLTCTGELSRNRGVGLKLGQGMTLAEILDEMQMVAEGIKTTASAWDLAQKMKVEMPILEQVYQVIYQDKPCREAVRDLLAREGRDELE